Genomic window (Zingiber officinale cultivar Zhangliang chromosome 2B, Zo_v1.1, whole genome shotgun sequence):
ttcagcatgcttttgtcctcactcgtacgcaccctggaaaaattcccaggaggtcacccatcctcagatttctccaagccaagcacgcttaactttggagttcttaagtttgggtttCCGAAAAGGAagatgcaccttggtgatatggatagtaccatctaacctttttaaatcatatttaaccagaatctcataACCGGGGTATTACAGTGTCGATTTTTTAACTTGTGTTGGTATTTTGTTTGATTTGATGGTTGTTGTGTCAAGTCGGGCCAGCTCATAGTCCTTTGTTTTGTTCATGTACTTTACCTTATGTCTTCCGTTGTGTTTTTCTCCTAACCGCGCGGGCTGCTATTTATCTTGCGTGGTTATGGTTGTTTCTAGCCATGCAGACTGATATTATTATTCTTGTTTAGCCATGTGTCTTGTATCTAGGTTTCATATATTGTCATAAAGGGGGAGATGCTGTCTGTTTATCGGGTAGGACTCcctcggggcatgacaatttattaattggtatcagagcctaggtTGCGAAGCCTATTTTTGTTTTTCGGATTTCATGATCTATTTTCTCAAAGtgactttttgagttttgggaccaggcagtgaTATGATATCTCCGAGCTATAGGAAGAAAGGTATATCTTTGGTGTTGTTATGCTTATTTTGGTTTACTACCTTGTTTAGATATTGTTAGATCGGTTGAATGTTGTAAGAATAAATTTATGGTTAGTTAGACTTTCTCCAACGTAGTTAGATTGGGCAACTGCCTCTATACCTATTTGTTAAGTACTCATTGACTTAGTGTTAGCATGGTGACACTAAGTGAGTCAGCCTTATTTACAGTCATGGTCGAGAACGCTCATAAACGTAACAAGTTGACATTATAGGACCCGAGCCTAATACGCAGAATATAGATTCTTTGGTAACACCAACCGATATCAAGTTGGATGTAGGTGTTAGGCCCATCAACAATCTATTGGAAACTAAGGATTACAGTCTTAGGAAATACTACCAACCATACTAACCCTGGCTACTACCAGCTAGGTGAAAGATAGAGTTATttattcttcttggtttggttaGTAGAGCATCGACTTACTTTATTTCATAGAGATTCTGAACCTTAGATTTCTCATGGTTGGTTAGATAACATAGAAGACATATTTGAGTACATAACTTGTACAGATGTATAAAAGATTGATTTACCTACATACCATCTATGAGATTAGACTGTTACTTGGTGGAAAATATAGAGGATGATTTTCAGGAAATAAATCATTTCTAATTGATGATTTTGAGATGCTTTAGAGAGATAGTATTTAAATGCTTTCAAATAGGAAAAAAGGTGGCATGGTGTTTGAATCTTGTGAAAAAGGTGAAATTCTTGAGAAAAAGAAGGGAAAAATGGGAGAATCGGTGGGGAGTCACCTTGTTCTTCATCGATGATGGCGTGAATAGAGGCGACGACTCGCTTCTGTGTAGTTATGATTCTAGGATTGGAGGCACCTTCGTTGAAGGGAGACACCTCAATTGGCTTGAACGGAGGCGCCTCTATTGGTTTTGAGGCACCTCACTTGACTTTGAGTGGGAAAGTTATCGCCTTGGTGCGAGGTGCCTAAGATAGCTTGAGGCACCTCCGACAGGTTAATTTCACATATTTAATTGGGTGTActgttttagaatattttttttttaatttaaattttgagaatggattctaagtgaaaatttgaaattagtttttagatttttaaattaatttttaattaagtttgagtttttcttgaatttaaaaattatatagttTGATTTTATTGGTATATTACGTTTAATTTAGtacaaagtttaaattttaatttaattttaatttatttagttttaattttaattttaatttataatttatttataatttaattttcattttcatttaattttatttagtttaaattttaaattttaatttaattttaattttaatttaatttaatttaattttaaatttcattttaattttaaaatttaatttatttttatttaatttatttttaatttaacctTAATAATCTCATCCGATCTAATTCTTTAACCAAGATATtcttatagttttgtgagatgaattatattaaaattttaatttgaagatAATTTGATcttgtgttaaattcaggtttaacCGCCActtagttaaatatatatatatattttaaaaattgacttcCAGATTATACCGAGACACATGAGTCATTTTGTGTATCAGATCAatgaccacttctagacaaaacttttttAATAAATTGGACATTTAACCTTCTTATTGATAAACCTTGATCTAATTAGTGTAGGATGTGGCCAGGTAGCTACGGTTAGTTTCACTTAACTAAGTAGATCAAGCAGGGTATGCCTTACCCTAATTGACTCCTTAGACTAAGTTtttctaacgtactatcatctcatCCCACCTTGGTATTATATTAGACAAGAATCAAAGTATATGTTTAGTCTAGTCCTAATTAGTCAAACGGGTAGACTTATATTTTGGATGTGTCAACTAATTTGATGTCTCCTCTTGAATCATTGAACTTGTGTTTGTTGTTAAgttgttgattaggtttatgttgaATTATTTTGTAGTTATAATATACTTGATTATATCTTTGTTtatgaaatttatatttttttatttgagttagacttgtgGCTAAGTCTGTGTTAGTTAGTTGTTTTGGTTTAttagatttataattttatttttttatatagtaaattttatttttaggcacaTATAAATTACTTTTATTtggtaatttttaaatttagaatgCTAGTAAAAATTTAAGTCTTTTATCTAACATAGTGATATATTAATTACATTATATTGTAAAGTTGTCTtttacctagtaatatagtattaATTATATTACATTATAATGATTatcatattataaatttaattatattaccCTTAATTAAACATAGCCTAAATgcattttttgtatttttattctctttgcattaaaatgatttttttttaaaaagttgaaAATGGAATATAAATTAAGCCGAAATTACATTGCATTAATTATATACTTTTTGATATCATTTAATTGTCATTATTATTCCTTTTGCAGTAATTTTCCTTTCAAAAAAACATGGAAACCTCGATTATAAATTCTTTAGCCTTGTCAAGTAATACGACATCGCACACTCTCTCACTCCTAGTCACTCATTTGTATCGAAACATGGCGATCGTGATTTTACTTGTGCTCTCTATGGCGGCGGCCGCAATGACAACGGCAGCGGCCGCAACTTTTAGCATCGAGCTTATCCATCGTGACTCCCCTAAATCTCCGTTCTACAATCACTCTGCCACGTCACTAGATCGCGCACGTGCCTCAATCTATCGATCCGCCCTCCAAGCCCGCCAGATTGCTGCACGTGTGCAAAGAAAAgggtataatttttttatttttttaaatatttattatttatttttaaattaaaaaaatgattttgaatgatAACTGTCGGGTTGCAGTGGCATCGAGACGTCCGACGCGGTCTCCAGGCTGGTCCCCGACACGTTCGAGTATCTGATGGAGCTTCGTGTCGGCACGCCGCCGATCTCCGTCCTGGCCATCGCCGACACCGGCAGCGACCTCATCTGGGCGAACTGCGTCCCCTGCACCAAGTGCTACAGGCAGACGGCGCCGTTATTCGATAAGCGCAACTCCTCCTCCTACCGGACAGAACCCTGCGACTCCAACCTTTGCAAGGCCCTCTCCAGCAGCGCTTGCGGCGTCGGCCGCTCCTGCGAATATCATTATGCCTACCAAGACGGGTCGAAGATCGACGGCGTACTCGCCACCGAGGACCTCACTTTCTACTCCACCGACGGGTCTCCGCTCGTCTTCTCCAATATCGCCTTCGGCTGCAACTACCAGAGCAGCGGCTCCTTCAGCAGCCGCACCGCCGGTTTGGCAGGGCTCGGCGGCGGTGCCGTCTCTCTCGTCTCACAGATCGTTCCTTCTCTTGACAAGATTTACTTCTCTTATTGCCTGGTTCCCAAGTCAGACACGCAGGCCAGCAGCAAAGTCATCTTCGGCTCCGCCGGCGTGGTCGCCGGAAGCAAGGTCACCACCCCGATGATGGTGGAAGAATCCTTCTTCGTCCTCCGGCTAGAAGAGATCATAGTTGACGGTGCCGGCTCGGTCCCAGTCCCACCTTCCGCCCCTGGATTAACGACAGGCAACATCATCATCGCCTCTGGCACGACCATAAACTACTTGCCCGGCGGCGTGCTCTCGAGTTTGGTGCAGGAGGTGTCGAGGGTGGTCAGCCTGCCCAAGGTTGCTGATTCGGAAGGCATTATGCCGCTGTGCTTCACGGTGACCGGCGAGGCCGACAGGCAGAAGTTGCCGTTTATCACGTTCAAGTTCGCGGGAGAGGCGTCGGTGAGGCTGAGCCCGACGAGCATCTTCATGGATGAATTTTCCTTCGCCGGAGCGGCAGCTTGCCTCGCGGTGGCGAATTCTGGCTCCGGCCCGCCGTTATTTGGGAACATGGCTCAGCAAAATTTACACGTTGGGTACGATCTCGCTGTCCAGGCAGTGTCCTTCGCTAGCGCCGATTGCACTAAACTTTAGGGTTCATGTTGCGGCAAATAAATGTCTTTACTAAATTTAGTGAAAATTGATCCATTTTTTCATGAGAAATTTTAGATCcctattcaattttcaaaatatttgacaaTCTGTGGAGAAAAATGATTATGCTCATCCAAATGCCCTGATTCCGTATGGAAGCGGCGAACTGTGGACCACTAGTCAACTACCAAAAAAAGTTGATCGGAAATATGACTTCCACGGAATCGAACTCCATAAATCATCTGCAAATACCAATAAAGGGGAGGGTCCCTGACGTAGTTATTCTGACGATCATGTCAAAAACAAAGAGAGCAAAGTAGTGACACAAAGAGAGTAAAGTAGTGGCATAAATGAAAGATAATATTATTGAATCACGAAAGACGATAGAGAAGGGGTGAATCTTGTTCTATTAAAAATTTTTCATTTCTTTCATAAAACTAGAGTACGTATTGAAATAAGGTAAAGAAAGTAAGACAAAAGATAAGTCTCTTTCTTAGTTTGGAGCTCAGTTGACTCATACTCCAAATCCTGCGATCCTTATCCGCTTTCGTTAGGCAATTGTAATATTAGTTCTTCCGAGGAAGCAAGATCGTACAAATATGATATGATGATAGTAACAGTTCTACTATCTTCAAAGAATAAGTGCAAGTATATAAAAAGGTTATCGATAACACTAGATTGAAGAATAAGCACAGTTGTTGGAGAACTTCTCAAAGCAATGGCGTTGAAACTTGCACGGACAATCGTGGCAGAAGCAGAATGAATTGGAGGTGAGAGTTGTATCTAGCTCGGAGCTCGAGAGCTTCTTTATAGGTTGCATTCTGTCGACTGATAAAAGGTTTCGCCGACTGAACCTATTTGTTGACTGATAAGCTTATTCGTCGATGAATCCTTTGTTTCTTCCTTGTTTGTTACAATCTGATCTCTAAGATCCCGAAAATTATATTGTTCCATTGACTAATCCACATTATTCGTCAATATGAAATCTCTGGTTTTCCTTTTCTGACCTTCGATCCGATAATTTTGCACTTTTCAACTTTATATGTCAACTGATCCACCTGATCCGTCGAGGGAACCTCCGAATTTTCTTTCTAACACTTCAATATGatcattttatagtttttaacTTTTATCTGTCAACTGATCCCTTTGATCAATTGATGGATCCTTTCAGTCAACTGATAAAATGTAAATCTCTGAATTGTGTATCTATGAGTTCTACACATGTGGCCATTGACAGAGCCTGATTCGGAGTCCTGTGTCAAAAATTATGATCCTTTGAAGTTCAAAGGATCATATGATCTTGCAAAACAGAATTAGCACAATAGATAGTAATGATGCATGAATATGACAATTATGGCTGTCTTGATTTCAACTTAGAAACCTCTGTTGGTTCTTTTATTGGATCAACTTCTAAGGTGTTAGAACTTGAGGGATGTCGTAAGACAATCGCCTTAgacttttttctatttatttgataagtttagattcattatttgagtgcatattatatgtttgattatcttaaactcatttactaaatgcccgtaatataattcatagcatgagagaatttgtgattagatataactagtgattatctctacatgtgcaattatgaatatattgaaatttccctagtcgtcgaattgatgcattcggacaccatcaattatgtaagactagcatgggttatacttCTTAGTTCGGCCAAGCAgttgttttctcactggctggaggcattgggatgtcgagagttaaacgtggatgccggttatggtaactagttcattgaagtaactcgctgtaagacttcatatgattttctacatatatatagatatgtttgtGAACTTCTTATTGCAGCActgtgcaagtttccttcgacttgaggtatactaGTCATtttggtcatgaagacttatactttgacatcttaagcaagcatttCATTGAagtgtggacccgggatgattgagtatgagttgaagtgcccgaaggtgtttggatagcccacagacgATCCACCGCTCCTTgtaaggagacgtataccctatcaccactcgttaggattattactcaaagtctttagccaaagcatcacatgttaagagtgcgagactcttgtacacatgtatgagtaatttgaatccgcagaacaagaaagtattacttggactaggtgtggcgtagtcagcctagtggggacaagacacatagaccatttcttgaaccaagtgggtataagacgagtgaaaggaacgagacacgGCTCACTATAGCTGTTGaaaggtttagaattaattctacgatcaactatgattttctgactaattggagatcatgatgtattattaggtgtcactcatgatcgttctataattaagtagttaattatggatggtcaagataaaccgggaacctattaggtcagacgcactaacgagtctctaaaagacgtaaaacaatttaaagaatatgattcttagatcaagagataaatatttggttggatcatatataagacaaatatggaaatatttatcgcaatggatgtcacgccccagaggagtccttgcatTGCAAATGGATAGTATCTCCCTTGTAActgtgacaatatgaatcatgaatacaatcacAAGAATACTCACAAGCTATAATCATCAGCCCATACGGCTGAAAcatatacaaccacgcagttatatgcaCAACCCACTTGGCTGGAATAAAATGATCACAACAACGCAgttgtataataaacaacccacacgactgtGGTAAAAATATAGCGGAAAATGAAAGGACAGCTCATACAAACCAAAAATATACAATGCATGCCGACATGACTTAAACATAACAAACTTAAACATAACAAAAATACCAATAACAACAAATAAGTCACATGGTTAAACACCAATACAATGTCAATAGCATAAAGAAAACATGAATAAGAACACAAGAGCGaagtaattgttggtgcaatatcccctgagtcaggttgaccaagttgactaagcttgagttggctcaagcttgagtctcaatgtttgggtttcaatgtttgacaatacatgaagattgcagatgcaatcgtccgattggggagattttTGATAGCAATTCCCTTCTGGTCAAGATTTGACCAGGTTGATGTGATGGAGAGTTAAGTACgccaaggttgattggatacttgactgggaaagtcctaattggaggttaggcaagggaaagtcttggtgagtgaagtcaggcagaagaaaatcctggtgagtgaagacaggtgaaaaccctagtgagtaaagctaggtgaaagtcttggtgagtacaGCCAgccagatgggaagtcctagtgagtgaagctaggcagattaaaagtcctggtgagtgaatccaagcaagtggaaatccaggtgggttaaagttgatcggacacctggtgttgtggaagtctaagtaggtcaaaggattgatcggatacttggcacgaggagatccagatgggtcaagggtgaccgaacacCTGGTGGAAATCCAAGTCGGTCAAGGAGGACCGGCCACTTAGCATGAGAcgacaagtccaagtgggttaaggttgaccagacacttggcacgaggagaaaagtccaagtgggtcaaaggaattgactggatacttggtgaagaagtcctagaaggtcgaggttgaccggatgctaggcatgaggctccaacaggtcacggttgactggatattggagttgggaaccttggacttgagtttaggcaagtcaaagggggtgtcaatcgatcagttgatcgattgaaccaaatcccaatcgatcagcggatcgattgggtgAGTGTTGTGACAAGTAGCGACTTaattgattgaccgatcgattgagagctcttCGTGCTAGCATAAAatgtttcccaatcgattggttgattgatTGGGGTCAGTGTTCTCGCgcagacgcgagagcacagaagaaggctgaatcgatcattCAATCAATTCAGCCTCtctaatcgatcgggcgatcaattgagaTTCAACTGTTGCATAGGTAGCGAGCGATGGACGGTTGGGATGGCGCAAatttgacgtggcaatcgattgagagcatgcccaatcgattggaagccctagGAGCGCAAGGGATATAGCCGTTGGCAAGCTTATTCTTTTTAACACTTTTTTCGATCTTCATCTATACTCTCCGAGCTcacaccgccagttcttgaaggctcttggggacaagctaagtgctggtgcacttccaaggatCAAGAGGCAACAATAAGCAACAAGTAAGTAAGAAGAGAGGGTTTTACACTTGCattcattgtatttttcttcttgtattgagtgttgtatgtgtgagtttgtacgaggtttctccaccttcggtagttaccgagaaggagtattttcttagtggagagtgctcgtgtgtgtggatccttagattatttacctcatcttgaggtggataccaagtaaatctacgttgtTAGCATTGGAGCTTGCTTTGagagtattccgctgcacatcatcatcaacaaaacAAGCAACAAGaatgtgacgagctattcacccctccccccttctAGCGTATTTTGAccctaacaaatggtatcagagcaagaccgctctttatcggaatcatcgccggtaggagcaacaaggctagagggtgaagaagttgaagcaccgaaattcaacaagtcaaagatttcatcaaggctcaacttcaaatggaattcggagATGGATTCAGATTCAACACAAGGGTACCTCCACCATTCGTATCTAcaagcttcaattcttggaaatcaaggatcgaaaattttcttatgatagagatagagcaatggtttcctctaatggaaggctttgaagcttcaACGAATTCAAAGGACAAAATTCTCAAGAGAaacaagtggagccaagagcaaatccaaatatgtgaggccaatgataaagtaaccaagctattggtcaatctattgcctaacAACATCTTAGAGCAAACCTGTTCAccgttaaaaattaaaattaaacagagataaaataaaatttatcattaaaaatctcCTATTCATCGTTATCGTTACATGCTCTAATTACGCATCTATCCTGAGGTACGTATCAAAACATGTTCTAATTAAATGGGAATATTGAAAATGccccatttttttttattaaaaatatctttactttttaaagtttaaatacactagttttaaaaatatacgtTCTCATTTAATATCATTATAACAAaacaatagttttaaaaaaacctAAAACACTGGCCTAACTTTCATGTTATAAAGAAAAAACCTAATCTCAATTAATCTCATTAATTATTTCTAAGATAATTATCTAATCTTATGAAAGTTTTCTATTGGTCATCAAAATAAATTGGAAAGCACACGGTCAACTCAGAAGTctaacatcctttgattacgtcgtacatttagaagaaaaatttctacaaatatatcataattGATGATCGAACCATCAATATCTAAATGACAATCTAAATATCTTACCGTGATACCATAATCTCGGGACCATAATATCAAGACCCTAACTTTATGTTACGGAAGTACGTAGATGGTGCACAAGACCGTAGAAATGTATTCGAATCTGATATTTTATCAAATTGTTTTTAATTCCTGAATATtatgtattttttaatttatgattcatacaatttttatttattaaaaagatatttactaaaaaaaaaatagactgaTTTCCTTTACATAAATCTGCGAAAAGTTCTTTCATGTGACTATTTTCTCTTTGTTtgatagaaaaaaattattaattaggtGATTGTGTTCTCGTAAATTAGCTATTAATACATTaatgtaaattttataaaataaatattttcgaTCAAGTAATTAAAATActattatttaataatataattaattaaaataatattatttaataatataatttattctcGAATGTTACTCTTATATTATATGATAAGGGactccttaaaaaaaaaaaaaaattaatttaattctttatattagatattaaattataaaaataaatattacattTAATTTTAGCCAAAATATTGTCCATAAATTAGATAAAGGTGTGTAGAAGTTTCTCCGCTCTTAGTGTTGTCAATCCATGTGAAACTAAAGAGAAccaaagaaaattactaataaaaaaaattctaataattaaatccttgattgattaatgagaaaaattttcaataatatatcacatagctgagtctcgaactttaAATATATGATTGATTAATGACAAAACTTTTTAATAATATATCATTGTTGAGTCTTGAATTTTATATCTTTGATGGATGGATGTATATTAttaataaactttaaaattattttgatgtagaaagaaaaaaatattaaataatttgattttaGGTTTCATCAAAATAATAAGATTAATGCCAAGAAATTTAATATTGACATTAATTAGTTATCTATTTAGATATGATTCACCTTTGAATGAAACCATCTTGTTTTTTTAATGGAAGAGTAAATAtatctcaaaattaatttttcctcTTCTATTAGGTAAGGAGAAATATTTAGACCtgttttgtaaaataatttttattccaTTTTTCCATTTTCGTAAAATTAGAAGTGAATATTTAACGAGTGTTTACAAACTTTCTTAATTATCATATTGAGTCTTCCTTTTCTAATTATCATTTATCCAAGTTTAAATTAAATTCTCTTGGTCACTTCCTaatacattattttttttttcaattatcaATTTGTTCAAATTACGACTAActaaataaattataatatttttgcaAATCAAGCGGAAATTACGTTGCATTAATTATATACTTTTTTTGATATTATTCAAATGCCATTAGTGTTTCCTTCTGCAATAATTTTGCTTCCAAATAAACATAGAAACCTTGAGTATAAATTCTTTAACCTTGCCAAGTAATACAACGTCTCACCCTCTCTCACTGCAGTCACTCTTTTTGTTTCCTCGACAAAAAACATGGCGGTCGTGATTTTCCTTGCGCTTTTTATGGTGAAGGCCGCAATGACAATGGCGATGGCCGCAAGTTTTAGCATCGAGCTTATCCATC
Coding sequences:
- the LOC122048104 gene encoding probable aspartic protease At2g35615, producing MAIVILLVLSMAAAAMTTAAAATFSIELIHRDSPKSPFYNHSATSLDRARASIYRSALQARQIAARVQRKGGIETSDAVSRLVPDTFEYLMELRVGTPPISVLAIADTGSDLIWANCVPCTKCYRQTAPLFDKRNSSSYRTEPCDSNLCKALSSSACGVGRSCEYHYAYQDGSKIDGVLATEDLTFYSTDGSPLVFSNIAFGCNYQSSGSFSSRTAGLAGLGGGAVSLVSQIVPSLDKIYFSYCLVPKSDTQASSKVIFGSAGVVAGSKVTTPMMVEESFFVLRLEEIIVDGAGSVPVPPSAPGLTTGNIIIASGTTINYLPGGVLSSLVQEVSRVVSLPKVADSEGIMPLCFTVTGEADRQKLPFITFKFAGEASVRLSPTSIFMDEFSFAGAAACLAVANSGSGPPLFGNMAQQNLHVGYDLAVQAVSFASADCTKL